From Marivirga harenae, one genomic window encodes:
- a CDS encoding 3-oxoacyl-ACP synthase III family protein, producing MKTPNVVFNGIGSYIPDKIIPNAHFLNHEFYQEDGKPFEVPNEEIIQKFEKITGIKERRYANDDQLNSDLGAIAAKNALKNSTIDKEELDYIIYAQNFGDIEAHTNRIDNMPSLAAKVKNKLGIQNPDVVCYDIIFGCPGWVQGVIQAYQMIRSGFCRHIMVIGAETLSRCVDPHDRDGMIFSDGAGATIVSASYDDDRKGILGFANRTDANEELSYLAMGKSNKPGMDNDARYIKMKGRKIYEYALDEVATAMQSALKRSGIFMENIKKVLIHQANEKMDEAILRKLGQLYDLRLEAKDMMPMTIQKFGNNSVATVPVMLDLVLKGEIEGHEIKEGDDIIFASVGAGMHINAIIYRM from the coding sequence ATGAAGACACCAAATGTAGTTTTTAACGGAATTGGCTCTTATATTCCAGATAAGATCATTCCAAATGCACATTTCTTAAATCATGAGTTTTACCAGGAGGATGGAAAACCGTTTGAAGTCCCTAATGAAGAAATCATTCAAAAATTTGAAAAAATTACGGGAATCAAAGAGCGAAGATATGCCAATGATGACCAATTAAATTCTGACTTAGGTGCAATAGCCGCAAAAAACGCTTTAAAGAACAGCACTATTGATAAAGAGGAATTAGATTATATTATTTATGCTCAAAACTTTGGGGACATAGAGGCTCATACTAACAGGATTGACAATATGCCCAGTCTGGCGGCAAAGGTCAAAAACAAACTTGGAATTCAAAATCCTGATGTAGTATGTTATGACATTATATTTGGTTGTCCAGGGTGGGTCCAAGGTGTGATTCAAGCTTACCAAATGATCAGAAGTGGGTTTTGCCGACATATAATGGTCATTGGTGCAGAAACACTTAGCAGATGTGTTGATCCACATGATAGAGATGGAATGATATTCTCTGATGGAGCTGGAGCGACCATAGTTTCGGCTTCATATGATGACGATCGTAAAGGAATATTAGGTTTTGCAAACAGAACTGATGCCAATGAAGAGTTGAGTTATTTGGCAATGGGCAAATCCAATAAACCTGGCATGGACAATGATGCTCGTTACATTAAAATGAAAGGCCGTAAAATATACGAATATGCTTTGGATGAGGTAGCCACAGCCATGCAATCAGCCCTCAAACGTTCTGGTATTTTTATGGAAAATATCAAAAAGGTGTTGATCCATCAAGCCAACGAGAAGATGGATGAAGCTATTTTAAGAAAGCTTGGTCAACTATATGATCTAAGACTAGAAGCCAAAGATATGATGCCCATGACGATCCAAAAATTTGGTAATAATTCAGTAGCAACAGTGCCAGTCATGCTAGATTTAGTTTTAAAGGGAGAAATTGAAGGCCATGAAATTAAGGAGGGAGATGATATCATCTTTGCATCAGTTGGTGCAGGGATGCATATTAACGCCATTATCTATAGAATGTAA